A stretch of the Mesorhizobium huakuii genome encodes the following:
- a CDS encoding 4Fe-4S dicluster domain-containing protein → MTCLPAHTDKKLGLVIDLDTCVGCQACVTACKEWNTGGHMAPLTDIDPYGGHVDGVWFNRVHSYEHTTEMGGRTVNFPRSCLHCDTPACVTVCPTGASYKRASDGIVLIDEDKCIGCKLCSWACPYGAREFDTDVGVMKKCTLCVDRIYNDNLAEEDRVPACVAACPTSARHFGDLGDPQSAVSQLVAERGGVDLMPELGYHPTNKYLPPRAHTQRAASVPAKALEPVRAEGGFLGWVDRMLSN, encoded by the coding sequence ATGACCTGCCTTCCCGCCCATACCGACAAGAAACTTGGTCTCGTCATCGATCTCGACACCTGCGTTGGCTGCCAGGCCTGCGTCACCGCCTGCAAGGAATGGAACACCGGCGGCCACATGGCGCCGCTGACCGACATCGACCCCTATGGCGGCCATGTCGACGGCGTCTGGTTCAACCGCGTGCACAGCTACGAACACACCACCGAGATGGGCGGGCGCACGGTGAACTTCCCGCGCTCCTGTCTGCATTGCGACACGCCGGCCTGCGTCACCGTCTGCCCGACCGGCGCGTCCTACAAGCGGGCCTCGGACGGCATCGTGCTGATCGACGAGGACAAGTGCATCGGCTGCAAATTGTGCAGCTGGGCCTGCCCCTATGGCGCGCGCGAATTCGACACCGATGTCGGCGTGATGAAGAAATGCACGCTATGCGTCGACCGCATCTACAACGATAATCTGGCCGAGGAAGACCGGGTGCCGGCCTGCGTCGCCGCCTGCCCGACCAGCGCCCGGCATTTCGGCGATCTCGGCGATCCCCAGTCGGCCGTCTCGCAACTGGTGGCGGAGCGCGGCGGCGTCGACCTGATGCCAGAACTCGGCTATCACCCGACCAACAAATACCTACCGCCGCGCGCCCACACGCAACGCGCCGCATCGGTGCCAGCAAAGGCGCTGGAGCCGGTGCGGGCCGAAGGCGGCTTCCTCGGCTGGGTCGATCGCATGCTTTCGAACTAG
- a CDS encoding molybdopterin oxidoreductase family protein: MIHPPRGANSAPSQRPLADTRAPDEGDGVDTSPSVSDSIAKTTCYMCACRCGIDVHIKDGKVRYINGNKDHPVNRGVICGKGSSGIMQHYSPARLKKPLLRSGPRGSGEFHEIEWEEAFSIATERLSAIRRTDPKKLAFFTGRDQSQSLTGWWASQFGTPNFAAHGGFCSVNMAAGGLYTIGGSFWEFGEPDWDNTRYFMLFGVAEDHDSNPIKIGLGKLKARGAKVVSINPCRTGYNAIADDWIGIRPGTDGLFVFALIHELLKAGRVDLDYLLRYTNAHVLVVQEPGASDDGLFVRDGDGNPLAWDRVAKTSTKAIDPEAKPALTGSFEVAGRRCTPVFQLIADRYLDDSYAPAAVAERCGIPADTIRRIAAELAHVAFEQTIELPIAWTDWAGRRHETIKGRPVSMHAMRGISAHSNGFHTCRAIHLLQVLLGTVDAPGGFRFKPPYPRSAPPGPKPGGKTVKPMTPLDGIPLGFVCGPDDLLVDEDGTPTRIDKAYSWDAPLAAHGLMHTVIRNASAGDPYKIDTLMMYMSNMAWNSSMNTVETIAMLTDSDEAGNYKIPFIVYSDAYYSETVPFADLVLPDTTYLERHDCISLLDRPISHADGPGDAIRHPVVEPDRDVRPFQSVLIELGARLGLPGFVNDDGSAKYTDYADYIVNHERTSGIGPLAGWRGKDGTSIGKGEANPDQLQRYIDNGGFWHHDFAEDQRYYKMANRSYLDFAVQMGFIPKAEPIVFQLYSEPLQRFRLAARGHGRVVPPESERQRIDTYMDPLPFWYVPFEEAAVDLHKYPLHALTQRPMHMYHSWGSQNAWLRQITSQNRLFVHHRTGISLGLVDDDWVWIESINGRVKGQINLVDGVNESTVWTWNAIGKRRGSWGLKDDAAESNRGFLLNHIIGDQTSADAQGKRYSNSDPVTGQAAWFDLRVRIVKCADEEAGFAEPQFERFQQLPHFEPAPDILRFGAEFRMNREAAE; this comes from the coding sequence ATGATCCACCCACCGCGCGGCGCGAATTCGGCACCATCGCAACGCCCGCTTGCCGACACGCGCGCGCCCGATGAAGGCGACGGCGTCGACACATCGCCAAGCGTTTCGGACAGCATCGCCAAGACGACCTGCTACATGTGCGCCTGCCGCTGCGGCATCGACGTGCACATCAAGGATGGCAAGGTCCGCTACATCAACGGCAACAAGGACCATCCGGTCAACCGCGGCGTGATCTGCGGCAAGGGCAGTTCCGGCATCATGCAGCACTACAGCCCGGCCCGGCTGAAGAAGCCATTGCTGCGCAGCGGCCCGCGCGGCTCGGGCGAATTCCATGAGATCGAGTGGGAAGAAGCATTCTCGATCGCCACCGAACGGTTATCTGCCATCCGCCGGACCGATCCCAAGAAACTCGCCTTCTTTACTGGGCGCGACCAGTCGCAATCTCTCACTGGCTGGTGGGCGAGCCAGTTCGGTACGCCGAACTTCGCCGCCCATGGCGGCTTCTGTTCGGTCAACATGGCGGCCGGAGGGCTTTACACGATCGGCGGCTCGTTCTGGGAGTTCGGCGAGCCCGACTGGGACAACACGAGATATTTCATGCTGTTCGGCGTTGCCGAGGACCATGATTCCAACCCGATCAAGATCGGGCTGGGAAAACTCAAGGCACGCGGCGCCAAGGTGGTGTCGATCAATCCGTGCCGCACCGGCTACAATGCGATTGCCGACGACTGGATCGGCATCCGGCCCGGTACCGACGGCCTGTTCGTCTTCGCGCTCATTCACGAATTGCTGAAAGCCGGACGCGTCGATCTCGACTATTTGCTCCGCTACACCAACGCCCATGTCCTCGTCGTGCAGGAGCCCGGCGCATCAGACGACGGGCTGTTCGTGCGCGATGGCGACGGCAATCCGCTGGCCTGGGACAGGGTGGCGAAGACGTCCACCAAGGCAATCGACCCGGAGGCGAAGCCGGCGCTGACCGGCAGCTTTGAAGTCGCCGGCCGCCGTTGCACGCCGGTGTTCCAGCTAATCGCCGACCGCTACCTCGATGACAGCTATGCGCCGGCTGCGGTCGCGGAGCGCTGCGGCATTCCAGCCGATACGATCCGCCGGATTGCCGCAGAACTTGCCCATGTCGCCTTCGAACAGACGATCGAATTGCCTATCGCATGGACCGATTGGGCCGGGCGCCGGCACGAGACCATCAAGGGTCGGCCGGTTTCGATGCATGCCATGCGCGGCATCTCCGCCCACTCGAACGGTTTTCACACTTGCCGCGCCATCCACCTGCTGCAGGTGCTTCTGGGCACGGTGGATGCCCCGGGCGGCTTCCGTTTCAAGCCGCCCTATCCCCGGTCGGCGCCGCCGGGCCCGAAACCCGGGGGCAAGACGGTCAAGCCAATGACGCCGCTGGACGGCATCCCGCTCGGCTTTGTCTGTGGGCCGGACGATCTGCTGGTCGATGAAGACGGCACGCCAACCCGCATAGACAAGGCCTATTCCTGGGACGCGCCGCTCGCCGCGCATGGCCTGATGCACACTGTCATCCGCAATGCCTCTGCGGGCGATCCCTACAAGATCGACACGCTGATGATGTACATGTCGAACATGGCCTGGAATTCCTCGATGAACACCGTCGAGACCATTGCCATGCTGACCGACAGCGACGAGGCGGGCAATTACAAAATCCCCTTCATCGTCTATTCCGACGCCTATTATTCCGAGACAGTACCGTTCGCCGACCTTGTGCTGCCCGACACCACCTATCTCGAACGGCACGATTGCATCAGCCTGCTCGACCGGCCGATCAGCCATGCCGACGGGCCGGGCGATGCCATCCGCCATCCCGTGGTCGAGCCCGATCGCGACGTCAGGCCGTTCCAGTCGGTGCTGATCGAACTCGGTGCGCGGCTCGGCCTGCCCGGCTTTGTGAATGATGACGGATCGGCCAAGTATACCGACTATGCCGACTACATCGTCAATCACGAGCGCACATCAGGCATCGGCCCGCTGGCCGGTTGGCGCGGCAAGGACGGGACGTCGATTGGCAAGGGCGAGGCCAACCCGGATCAGTTGCAGCGCTACATCGACAATGGCGGCTTCTGGCATCACGATTTCGCCGAGGACCAGCGCTACTACAAGATGGCCAACCGCTCCTATCTCGATTTCGCGGTGCAGATGGGCTTTATCCCGAAAGCCGAGCCGATCGTCTTCCAGCTCTACTCCGAGCCGTTGCAACGCTTTCGGCTCGCCGCGCGCGGCCATGGCCGGGTGGTACCACCCGAGAGCGAGCGCCAGCGCATCGATACCTACATGGACCCACTGCCGTTCTGGTACGTGCCCTTCGAGGAAGCGGCTGTCGACCTGCATAAATACCCGCTGCACGCGCTGACGCAGCGGCCGATGCACATGTATCATTCCTGGGGTTCGCAGAATGCGTGGCTGCGGCAGATTACCAGCCAGAACAGGCTGTTCGTGCATCACCGCACCGGGATCAGCCTCGGTCTCGTCGATGACGACTGGGTGTGGATCGAAAGCATCAATGGCCGGGTGAAGGGGCAGATCAACCTGGTCGACGGGGTGAACGAAAGCACGGTCTGGACCTGGAACGCGATCGGCAAGAGACGCGGCAGCTGGGGGCTGAAGGACGATGCCGCCGAGAGCAATCGCGGCTTCCTGCTCAACCACATCATCGGCGACCAGACCTCGGCCGATGCGCAGGGCAAGCGCTATTCGAATTCCGACCCGGTCACGGGACAAGCGGCGTGGTTCGACCTGCGCGTGCGCATCGTCAAATGCGCTGATGAGGAAGCCGGCTTCGCCGAGCCGCAATTCGAGCGTTTTCAGCAGTTGCCGCACTTCGAACCCGCGCCCGACATCCTTCGCTTCGGCGCCGAATTCCGCATGAACAGGGAAGCCGCCGAATGA
- a CDS encoding Hsp70 family protein, whose product MRPAFAGIDFGTSNSTVGVVRNGQPHLVALEDNQVTLPSAVFFNFEDGRICFGRRAIANYTDSVEGRLMRSLKSVLGSSLAHEKTRIKARSIGFMEIIGLFLGHLRKKLEEDGGDLVETVVLGRPVQFVDDDAQADANAQSDLEKAAHAQGFKHIAFQFEPIAAALDYEQRVTREELALIIDMGGGTSDFSVVRVSPERVRSLDRKDDILASRGVHIGGTDFDRLLSIAHVMPQLGYLTPTKDGKRNLPASYFIDLATWQRINLVYTAKAMTHLRQIRYEAGRADLVDRFIHIVEHRYGHALAALVEKAKIELTDLSSAEVAVRLSDVEFAAGITRDGLDATIARDIERVTATVAETIRDAGGKPSDITSVFLTGGSTAIPLARREILSLVPQASVIDGDMFGSVGLGLALDAQRKFG is encoded by the coding sequence TTGCGACCAGCATTCGCCGGTATCGACTTCGGCACTTCGAACTCCACGGTCGGCGTGGTCCGCAACGGACAGCCCCACCTCGTCGCGCTCGAAGACAACCAGGTCACACTGCCCAGTGCGGTGTTCTTCAATTTCGAGGATGGCCGCATCTGTTTTGGCCGCCGGGCCATCGCAAACTACACGGACAGTGTGGAAGGCCGGCTGATGCGCTCGCTCAAGAGCGTGCTCGGCAGCTCGCTGGCGCATGAAAAGACGCGCATCAAGGCGCGTTCGATCGGCTTCATGGAAATCATCGGCCTGTTCCTCGGGCATCTCAGGAAGAAGCTGGAGGAAGACGGCGGCGATCTGGTCGAGACCGTGGTGCTCGGCCGCCCGGTACAGTTCGTCGACGACGATGCGCAAGCCGACGCCAATGCCCAGAGCGACCTGGAAAAGGCGGCGCACGCCCAGGGCTTCAAGCACATTGCCTTCCAGTTCGAGCCGATCGCCGCAGCGCTCGACTACGAGCAGAGGGTGACGCGCGAGGAGCTGGCGCTGATCATCGACATGGGCGGCGGCACGTCTGACTTTTCGGTGGTGCGCGTCTCGCCGGAGCGTGTCCGATCCCTCGACCGCAAGGACGATATCCTGGCCAGCCGGGGTGTGCATATCGGCGGTACGGATTTCGACCGGCTGCTCAGCATCGCCCATGTCATGCCGCAGCTCGGCTATTTGACCCCGACCAAGGACGGCAAGCGCAATTTGCCGGCAAGCTATTTCATCGATCTTGCCACATGGCAGCGCATCAATCTGGTCTACACCGCCAAGGCGATGACGCATCTGCGCCAGATCCGCTACGAGGCCGGGCGCGCCGATCTTGTCGACCGCTTCATCCACATTGTCGAGCATCGCTATGGGCACGCGCTGGCGGCATTGGTCGAAAAGGCCAAGATCGAGCTGACCGACCTATCATCGGCCGAAGTCGCGGTGAGGCTATCCGACGTGGAGTTCGCCGCCGGGATCACGCGCGACGGGCTGGACGCCACCATCGCCAGGGACATCGAACGGGTCACCGCTACGGTGGCTGAGACCATCCGCGACGCCGGGGGCAAGCCATCCGACATCACCTCGGTGTTCCTGACCGGCGGCTCGACCGCTATACCGCTGGCCAGACGGGAAATCCTGTCGCTGGTGCCGCAGGCATCTGTCATCGACGGCGACATGTTCGGCTCGGTCGGCCTTGGCCTGGCGCTGGACGCCCAGCGCAAGTTCGGCTAA
- a CDS encoding TIGR02186 family protein, whose product MTGPKAFAAAIVLSLLAAAAPAKAQTPLTEGIQIGLSTDNVSITAGFSGADLTIFGSLENPDPLVARQGRYDVIVVLEGPPRPVVVRRKDRVLGVWVNLDSETFENVPMSYSVATTRPLQDITEPNSYKQLSLGASNLYMQPADAGDSPATIEEFTTALRERKSATGLYSENVGGVQFLSQNLFRATVRLAPNVPVGTHKARAFLFKSGLFIKESSAQLEIRKSGFEQSIFRVAHNYSFLYGVFAISLAMLTGWLGRLVFRKD is encoded by the coding sequence ATGACGGGCCCGAAAGCGTTCGCAGCCGCCATCGTCCTGTCACTGCTTGCAGCCGCCGCGCCGGCGAAGGCACAGACGCCGCTGACGGAAGGCATCCAGATCGGTCTCTCCACCGACAATGTCTCGATCACCGCCGGCTTTTCCGGCGCCGACCTGACCATCTTCGGCTCGCTGGAAAATCCCGACCCGCTGGTCGCCCGCCAGGGGCGCTACGACGTCATCGTCGTGCTCGAGGGTCCGCCACGCCCGGTGGTGGTGCGCCGCAAGGACCGGGTGCTCGGCGTGTGGGTCAATCTGGACTCCGAAACCTTCGAGAATGTGCCGATGTCCTATTCGGTGGCGACGACGCGGCCGCTGCAGGACATCACCGAACCGAACAGCTACAAGCAGCTCTCGCTCGGCGCCTCCAATCTCTACATGCAGCCCGCCGACGCCGGCGACAGCCCGGCGACGATCGAAGAATTCACCACGGCTTTGCGCGAGCGCAAGTCGGCGACCGGCCTCTACAGCGAGAATGTCGGCGGCGTGCAGTTCCTGTCGCAGAACCTGTTCCGCGCCACCGTGCGGTTGGCGCCCAATGTGCCAGTTGGGACCCACAAGGCACGTGCCTTCCTGTTCAAGAGCGGCCTGTTCATCAAGGAGAGTTCGGCCCAGTTGGAAATCCGCAAATCCGGCTTCGAACAGTCGATCTTCCGTGTCGCCCACAACTACTCCTTCCTCTATGGCGTCTTCGCCATATCGCTGGCCATGCTGACGGGCTGGCTCGGCAGGCTGGTCTTCCGCAAGGATTGA
- a CDS encoding sulfite exporter TauE/SafE family protein, with product MGIYLPIAEISVNVFVLLAMGAAVGFLSGMFGVGGGFLITPLLIFYNIPPAIAVATGANQVIASSVSGVLSHMKRGTLDFKLGGVLLAGGIIGSTAGIYVFAFLRRLGQLDLFISLLYVVLLGTVGGLMLVESINALRATRSGAAPVLKKSGQHNWIHRLPLKMRFRASKLFVSVIPVLGLGAGIGFLSSIMGVGGGFIMVPALIYLLKVPTNVVIGTSLFQIIFTSAYTTLVHATTNQTVDVVLAFILMAGGVAGAQYGAKAGQRLRGEQLRALLALLVLAVAIRLAIDLFVTPPNLYSLSSAGLN from the coding sequence GTGGGCATCTATCTCCCGATTGCGGAAATTTCCGTCAACGTCTTCGTGCTGCTGGCCATGGGTGCGGCGGTGGGCTTCCTATCGGGCATGTTCGGCGTCGGCGGCGGGTTCCTCATCACGCCGCTCCTGATCTTCTACAACATTCCCCCAGCGATCGCCGTTGCCACCGGCGCCAACCAGGTCATCGCCTCTTCCGTCTCCGGCGTGCTTTCGCACATGAAGCGAGGCACGCTCGACTTCAAGCTCGGCGGCGTGCTTCTCGCCGGCGGCATCATCGGCTCCACCGCCGGCATCTATGTTTTCGCCTTCCTGCGCCGGCTCGGCCAGCTCGACCTGTTCATCTCGCTGCTTTATGTCGTGCTGCTCGGCACCGTCGGCGGGCTGATGCTGGTCGAAAGCATCAATGCGCTGCGTGCCACACGCAGTGGTGCCGCCCCGGTACTGAAGAAATCCGGCCAGCACAACTGGATCCACCGGCTGCCGCTGAAGATGCGGTTCAGGGCGTCAAAACTGTTCGTCAGCGTCATCCCGGTGCTTGGCCTTGGCGCCGGCATCGGCTTCCTGTCGTCGATCATGGGCGTCGGCGGCGGCTTCATCATGGTGCCGGCACTGATCTATCTGCTCAAGGTGCCGACCAATGTCGTTATCGGCACCTCGCTGTTCCAGATCATCTTCACGTCCGCCTATACGACGCTGGTCCACGCCACCACCAACCAGACAGTCGATGTCGTGCTGGCCTTCATCCTGATGGCGGGTGGCGTGGCCGGCGCGCAATATGGCGCCAAGGCCGGCCAAAGACTGCGCGGCGAGCAGCTCAGGGCGTTGCTGGCCTTGCTGGTGCTGGCTGTGGCGATCCGGCTCGCCATCGATCTTTTCGTCACCCCGCCAAATCTCTATTCGCTGTCCAGCGCGGGCCTCAACTGA
- a CDS encoding peptidoglycan-binding protein, producing the protein MNSKRSYLDTLNAGRQRRPQTTLEQLNRSLETLEQRLGQTREEVTARPAPRQYGADPRYPATDPRYPATDPRAPAAQPTGQQRWYEDPQPAPRPQSPAPAPSFDQNYQAIARDIDRVRGQEDSVAMVGKIAGELRGMREELRHQMTAGLQREFDALRKDIDRAFQANAKPGASGKGSAELGVEFERLSGAIKTLSEKSDDRSVNLLRLELEQVKTALDTLAREESVQKVDRRWDEFDRRWTAFEDRVDADQRKRSDDPALAALTDRLEQISNAVNNLPESLSLRSLEEKVRTLAGAVEHFAGQQDNRGSDTLAMIDERLDEISRAIVASTVAAQANSVDHEAFERIEKRIDSLARQIEEVAQDHPGNAVMDRLSTLSSRVDELAGRANLPEQAMERLAKQITLIADKIDQAPVMPDADYIFHGLEQRFDVLSGMMERRQGDAIEQGNMLFRDLERRLDEVADRLDQRMTPQIDSAGIMEAIDARFTALATRMETRAPDPAGEAAIRGLESRLEDISSRLDASAAQVAGIDPALIRSLEAQVAGLSAHLSRPSTPLPEFEDISPRLNEIEKTLAGTRDSILGAAREAAENAVRSLAGSNANATAVSGLAQDLKTLETLTRRSDERNSRTFEAIHDTLLKIVDRLGSLETSEPSEAVSELLDTRQEEAVGKRRARTAKMAVEAPSLDIDEPMPLTGDMADLDGRAAAIMRNEQGTRSDLGARSDLGTRSPAEAAAAAAMAALGSDTIAEKDQPAGRKSMFGGLARAFKGKKAADVPPLAGSAPSADIPSVDLDEPLDPKVANRPLEPGSGAPDLNAIMKRVRDERGQPAKPSESDAAKSDFIAAARRAAQAAAAEADALKRQSTVKGPVKALRIGDLLKARRKPILMAAAAIMLALAGLQLGKAFLSDPAQVANNDAAPIVAAQPVQTASVDTASQPKTEAQPAATDNAPARAVRQAEPSVPASKDDMVAQTALAMPSDTDAMANTAPVAEPAPAASSGPMASAAPAPAAPIATTPMDTTASEPAVTGGAQATDTDTQPVVAAPTAANEATAKDTTGAVASADAPTTAAAAKFDIPADAGPAALRDAAAGGDAKALFEIGSRYAESRGVKEDMAAAAKWYEKSAELGFAPAEYRIGNFYEKGIGVARDIKKSKTWYQLAAEQGNASAMHNLAVLFAMAADGVSDNESAAHWFQEAADLGVKDSQFNLGILAAKGVGMKQNLEESYKWFALVAKTGDKDAAAKRDEIANALRPEQLERARAATELWKAKPLNAATNSADIPESWQEGTPQTTAGIDMKKAVKNIQLILNKNGYDAGGADGVMGEKTKNAIIAFQTDNKLPATGAVDEKLVRALLARK; encoded by the coding sequence ATGAACAGCAAGCGGTCCTATCTCGATACACTCAACGCCGGCAGGCAGCGCAGGCCGCAGACCACGCTCGAGCAACTGAACCGCTCGCTGGAGACGCTGGAGCAGCGACTGGGGCAGACCCGCGAGGAGGTGACGGCACGTCCGGCTCCGCGCCAATACGGTGCCGACCCGCGCTATCCCGCCACCGACCCGCGTTACCCCGCCACCGATCCGCGCGCTCCCGCCGCCCAGCCAACCGGGCAGCAGCGCTGGTACGAGGATCCGCAGCCGGCACCGCGCCCGCAGAGCCCGGCCCCGGCCCCCAGCTTCGACCAGAACTACCAGGCCATTGCCCGCGACATCGACCGCGTGCGTGGCCAGGAAGACAGCGTCGCCATGGTCGGCAAGATCGCCGGCGAACTGCGCGGCATGCGCGAGGAGCTGCGCCACCAGATGACAGCAGGCCTGCAGCGCGAATTCGATGCGCTGCGCAAGGATATCGACCGCGCCTTCCAGGCGAACGCCAAGCCGGGCGCTTCAGGCAAGGGCAGCGCCGAACTCGGCGTCGAATTCGAACGGCTTTCCGGCGCCATCAAAACGCTTTCGGAGAAGAGCGACGACAGAAGCGTCAATCTGCTGCGGCTGGAGCTCGAGCAGGTCAAGACCGCGCTCGACACGCTGGCGCGCGAGGAGAGCGTGCAGAAGGTCGACCGCCGCTGGGACGAATTCGACCGCCGCTGGACGGCTTTCGAGGACCGCGTCGACGCCGACCAGCGCAAACGTTCCGACGATCCCGCCCTTGCGGCCCTGACCGACCGGCTGGAGCAGATCAGCAACGCCGTCAACAACCTGCCGGAATCGCTGTCGCTGCGCTCGCTTGAGGAAAAGGTGCGTACGCTCGCCGGCGCCGTCGAACATTTCGCGGGCCAGCAGGACAATCGCGGCAGCGACACGCTTGCCATGATCGACGAACGGCTCGACGAGATTTCCCGCGCCATCGTTGCCTCGACCGTCGCGGCACAGGCCAATTCGGTCGACCACGAAGCCTTTGAACGCATCGAGAAGCGGATCGATTCGCTCGCCCGGCAGATCGAGGAAGTGGCGCAGGACCACCCCGGCAATGCGGTCATGGATCGCCTGAGCACGCTGTCGAGCCGGGTCGACGAACTCGCCGGCCGCGCCAATCTGCCCGAACAGGCAATGGAACGGCTGGCCAAGCAGATCACCCTCATCGCCGACAAGATCGACCAGGCGCCCGTCATGCCCGACGCCGACTATATCTTCCACGGGCTTGAGCAGCGCTTCGACGTGCTGTCCGGCATGATGGAACGCCGCCAGGGCGACGCCATCGAACAGGGCAATATGCTGTTCCGCGATCTCGAGCGCCGTCTGGACGAGGTTGCCGACCGGCTCGACCAGCGCATGACACCGCAGATCGACAGCGCCGGCATCATGGAAGCCATCGACGCCCGCTTCACCGCACTCGCCACGCGCATGGAGACGCGCGCTCCCGATCCCGCCGGCGAAGCGGCGATCCGTGGGCTGGAAAGCCGGCTCGAGGATATTTCCAGCCGGCTCGACGCATCGGCGGCCCAGGTGGCCGGCATCGATCCGGCGCTGATCCGCAGCCTGGAAGCACAGGTCGCCGGCCTGTCCGCCCATCTTTCCAGGCCGAGCACCCCACTGCCGGAATTCGAGGACATCAGCCCGCGCCTCAACGAAATCGAGAAGACGCTGGCCGGCACCCGCGATTCGATCCTCGGCGCGGCACGCGAAGCCGCCGAGAACGCGGTGCGTTCGCTGGCCGGGTCGAACGCCAACGCGACGGCCGTTTCCGGCCTCGCCCAGGATCTAAAGACGCTGGAAACGCTGACGCGGCGTTCCGACGAGCGCAATTCGAGAACTTTCGAGGCCATCCACGACACATTGCTCAAGATCGTCGACAGGCTGGGTTCGCTGGAGACCAGCGAACCGTCCGAGGCGGTGAGCGAGCTGCTGGATACGCGCCAGGAAGAGGCCGTCGGCAAGCGCCGCGCACGGACCGCCAAGATGGCTGTCGAGGCGCCGTCCCTGGATATCGACGAGCCGATGCCACTGACCGGCGACATGGCCGATCTCGATGGCCGCGCCGCCGCCATAATGCGCAACGAACAGGGTACGCGTAGCGACCTGGGTGCACGCAGCGACCTGGGCACGCGCTCGCCGGCGGAAGCCGCCGCTGCCGCCGCCATGGCCGCCCTCGGGTCCGACACCATCGCCGAGAAAGACCAGCCGGCAGGCCGCAAATCGATGTTCGGCGGGCTGGCCCGCGCCTTCAAGGGCAAGAAGGCGGCGGACGTTCCGCCGCTGGCCGGCTCGGCGCCCAGCGCCGATATACCGAGTGTCGATCTCGACGAGCCGCTCGACCCGAAAGTGGCCAACCGCCCGCTTGAGCCCGGCTCCGGCGCGCCCGACCTCAATGCCATCATGAAGCGCGTGCGCGACGAGCGCGGCCAGCCGGCAAAGCCTAGCGAAAGCGACGCCGCGAAATCGGATTTCATCGCAGCCGCACGGCGCGCCGCCCAGGCTGCCGCCGCGGAGGCCGACGCCTTGAAGCGCCAGTCGACGGTGAAGGGGCCAGTGAAGGCGCTCAGGATCGGCGACCTGCTCAAGGCGCGGCGCAAGCCGATCCTGATGGCGGCGGCGGCGATCATGCTGGCGCTTGCCGGACTGCAGCTCGGCAAGGCGTTTCTCTCGGATCCCGCCCAGGTGGCAAACAACGACGCCGCACCGATCGTCGCCGCGCAACCGGTGCAAACGGCATCCGTCGACACGGCGAGCCAGCCGAAGACGGAAGCCCAGCCGGCAGCGACCGACAACGCGCCGGCCCGCGCCGTCAGGCAGGCCGAACCATCCGTGCCCGCAAGCAAAGACGACATGGTGGCGCAGACCGCCCTGGCGATGCCGTCGGACACGGACGCGATGGCGAATACAGCACCGGTCGCGGAGCCCGCGCCAGCCGCCTCTTCCGGCCCGATGGCTTCGGCCGCTCCGGCGCCAGCCGCGCCCATTGCCACGACCCCGATGGATACGACGGCTTCAGAGCCGGCTGTCACCGGTGGTGCGCAGGCGACGGATACCGATACCCAGCCGGTCGTGGCCGCGCCAACGGCGGCCAACGAGGCCACCGCCAAGGACACCACCGGTGCGGTTGCGTCAGCGGATGCCCCCACGACGGCAGCTGCGGCCAAGTTCGACATTCCGGCCGATGCCGGCCCGGCCGCGCTGCGCGATGCCGCCGCCGGTGGCGACGCCAAGGCACTGTTCGAGATCGGCTCGCGCTACGCCGAGTCGCGCGGCGTCAAGGAAGACATGGCGGCAGCGGCCAAATGGTACGAGAAATCGGCGGAACTCGGCTTCGCGCCCGCCGAATACCGCATCGGCAATTTCTACGAGAAGGGCATCGGTGTCGCCCGCGACATCAAGAAGTCGAAGACCTGGTACCAGCTCGCCGCCGAACAGGGCAACGCCAGCGCCATGCACAATCTGGCGGTGCTGTTCGCCATGGCCGCGGATGGCGTGTCCGACAATGAATCGGCCGCGCACTGGTTCCAGGAAGCCGCCGACCTCGGCGTCAAGGACAGCCAGTTCAATCTTGGCATCCTCGCCGCCAAGGGCGTCGGCATGAAGCAGAACCTCGAGGAATCCTACAAATGGTTCGCGCTCGTCGCCAAGACCGGCGACAAGGATGCGGCCGCCAAGCGCGACGAGATCGCCAATGCGCTGCGGCCCGAGCAGCTCGAGCGGGCGCGCGCCGCGACCGAATTGTGGAAGGCCAAGCCGCTCAATGCGGCGACCAATTCGGCCGACATTCCCGAATCCTGGCAGGAAGGCACACCGCAGACGACCGCCGGCATCGACATGAAGAAGGCGGTCAAGAACATCCAGCTCATCCTCAACAAGAACGGCTACGATGCCGGCGGCGCCGACGGCGTCATGGGCGAGAAGACCAAGAACGCGATCATCGCTTTCCAGACCGACAACAAGCTGCCGGCGACCGGCGCCGTCGATGAAAAACTGGTGCGGGCGCTGCTGGCGCGCAAATAA